In one window of Nocardia brasiliensis DNA:
- a CDS encoding HIT family protein, protein MDPYTIFGDIVAGRAPASRVFEDDDVLAFMDIRPMTPGHVLVVPKVAARSLAELDPVVGGKLFQVGQRVAAALRASEVGCDGVNFFLADGVTAGQEVFHVHLHVIPRTLEDGFGLRGRPTSPPRADLDYLAGSIRGALER, encoded by the coding sequence GTGGATCCGTACACGATATTTGGGGACATTGTGGCTGGGCGGGCGCCGGCGAGTCGGGTGTTCGAGGACGATGATGTGTTGGCGTTCATGGATATTCGGCCGATGACGCCGGGGCACGTGCTGGTGGTGCCGAAGGTGGCGGCGCGGAGTCTGGCCGAGCTGGATCCGGTGGTGGGCGGCAAGCTGTTTCAGGTGGGGCAGCGGGTGGCGGCCGCGTTGCGGGCCAGCGAGGTCGGCTGCGACGGGGTGAATTTCTTTCTGGCCGACGGGGTTACGGCGGGGCAGGAGGTGTTCCACGTGCACCTGCACGTGATCCCGCGGACCCTGGAGGACGGTTTCGGATTGCGCGGCCGCCCGACCAGTCCGCCGCGGGCCGATCTGGACTACCTGGCCGGGTCGATCCGCGGGGCGCTCGAACGCTGA
- a CDS encoding alpha/beta hydrolase, translating into MRRTSVAVAVLTLALGLAVPALVGSTRAAAAQIVRIDRLTPTRSALFIDSPAMSRTIQVQVLHPAGGGARPTYYLLDGLDPGTTQSTWTNATDAERFFAGSRVNVVLPVGGQASYYTDWQQDDPRFGRYRWETFLTEELPPLIDTAFHGNGVNAIGGLSMGGNAAFILAARKPWLYRAVAGYSACPDTGLAMGAVMFSIANRGGNPLNMWGPPGSPAWAEHDPALLAEHLRGKTIYLSSGTGIPGPHELEIKPQLAENIFLGGPVEVGANTCVIAFEQRLRALGIPARVDYSPTGTHSWSYWQDTLHASWPTIAPAIGA; encoded by the coding sequence GTGCGGCGAACATCGGTTGCTGTGGCAGTGCTGACCTTGGCGCTGGGCCTGGCGGTACCCGCCTTGGTCGGCTCCACGAGAGCGGCGGCGGCGCAGATCGTGCGCATCGACCGGCTGACCCCCACCCGTTCGGCGCTGTTCATCGATTCCCCCGCGATGAGCCGCACCATTCAGGTGCAGGTGCTGCATCCGGCCGGCGGCGGCGCCCGCCCGACCTACTACCTGCTGGACGGTCTCGATCCCGGCACGACCCAGAGCACCTGGACCAACGCCACCGACGCCGAGCGCTTCTTCGCGGGCTCGCGGGTCAACGTAGTGCTGCCGGTCGGCGGTCAAGCCAGCTACTACACCGACTGGCAGCAGGACGACCCCCGCTTCGGCCGCTACCGGTGGGAGACGTTCCTGACCGAGGAGCTGCCGCCGCTGATCGATACGGCGTTCCACGGCAACGGCGTCAACGCGATCGGCGGGCTCTCGATGGGCGGTAACGCGGCCTTCATCCTCGCCGCCCGCAAGCCGTGGCTGTATCGCGCGGTCGCGGGGTACAGCGCCTGCCCCGATACGGGTTTGGCGATGGGCGCTGTGATGTTCTCGATCGCCAACCGCGGCGGGAATCCGCTGAACATGTGGGGCCCGCCCGGCAGCCCGGCGTGGGCCGAACACGATCCGGCGCTGCTGGCGGAGCACCTGCGCGGCAAGACGATCTACCTCTCCTCCGGCACCGGTATCCCCGGCCCGCACGAGCTGGAGATCAAACCGCAACTCGCGGAGAACATTTTCCTCGGTGGCCCGGTCGAGGTCGGCGCGAACACCTGTGTGATCGCGTTCGAGCAACGCTTGCGCGCGTTGGGAATTCCGGCCCGGGTCGACTACAGCCCCACCGGAACCCACTCGTGGTCGTACTGGCAGGACACCCTGCACGCGTCGTGGCCGACCATCGCACCCGCCATCGGCGCCTGA
- a CDS encoding sensor histidine kinase, protein MTSVVPPSASPLRWWSQAWRLVVVTLIGILAWSTVQGEMAPLDTMQLAWFHVADPALGVVCVLLTLLRRRYPVTIAAIVLVLATVSVAANGAVALVLCSLATRRRYPETIAISIVCIGTGLFTDNLFYPKQQADPPTWYGAMVLTATVATIVAIGIAVGARRDLLWSLRSRAETAEREQHARAAEARLLERNRIAREMHDVLAHRISVVAMHAGALGFRTDLTREQTAATAKTIAENAHLALQELREVLGVLRADTATADDTPEPPQPTSADLARLVTEARALGMDVTLTDTTTAELPATSARTTYRIAQEGLTNARKHSPGAPVRVRIDGGPGADLTLIVRNSAARGPGLSIPSSGYGLLGLTERAELVGGTLDYGPDQAGGFRLRAVLPWPAAAPTGDRR, encoded by the coding sequence ATGACCAGCGTTGTTCCGCCGTCGGCGTCACCGTTGCGGTGGTGGTCGCAGGCTTGGCGGCTGGTGGTGGTGACGCTGATCGGCATACTGGCTTGGAGCACCGTCCAGGGCGAGATGGCCCCGCTCGACACGATGCAGCTGGCCTGGTTCCACGTGGCCGACCCGGCGCTCGGCGTGGTCTGCGTCCTGCTCACGCTGTTGCGGCGCAGATACCCGGTCACCATCGCGGCGATCGTGCTGGTGCTGGCCACCGTCTCGGTGGCGGCGAACGGAGCGGTCGCGCTCGTGCTGTGCTCGCTGGCCACCCGCAGGCGCTATCCCGAGACGATCGCGATATCGATCGTCTGCATCGGCACCGGCCTGTTCACCGACAACCTCTTCTATCCGAAACAGCAGGCCGACCCGCCGACCTGGTACGGCGCGATGGTGCTCACGGCGACCGTCGCCACCATCGTCGCGATCGGCATCGCGGTAGGCGCCCGGCGAGATCTGTTGTGGTCGCTGCGTTCCCGCGCCGAAACCGCCGAACGTGAGCAGCATGCCCGCGCCGCCGAGGCGCGCCTGCTGGAACGCAATCGCATCGCACGGGAGATGCACGACGTACTGGCGCACCGGATCTCGGTCGTGGCGATGCACGCGGGCGCGCTCGGCTTCCGCACCGATCTGACCAGGGAGCAGACCGCCGCGACGGCGAAAACCATTGCCGAGAACGCTCATCTGGCCCTGCAGGAGTTGCGCGAGGTGCTCGGCGTGCTGCGCGCGGACACCGCCACGGCCGACGACACCCCGGAACCGCCCCAGCCGACCTCGGCCGACCTGGCGCGACTCGTCACCGAAGCCCGTGCGCTCGGCATGGACGTCACGCTCACCGACACCACCACCGCCGAGCTGCCCGCGACCAGCGCACGAACCACGTATCGCATTGCCCAGGAGGGATTGACCAACGCGCGCAAGCACTCCCCCGGTGCCCCGGTGCGCGTGCGCATCGACGGCGGTCCCGGCGCCGACCTGACCTTGATCGTCCGCAACTCCGCCGCCCGCGGGCCGGGGCTGTCGATCCCGTCCTCCGGGTACGGCCTGCTCGGACTCACCGAGCGCGCCGAATTGGTCGGCGGCACCCTTGATTACGGGCCCGACCAGGCCGGCGGCTTCCGGCTGCGCGCGGTGCTGCCCTGGCCTGCCGCCGCGCCTACCGGCGATCGACGGTGA
- a CDS encoding DUF2330 domain-containing protein, producing MRIAVACRVAVAATILSAVAGLGAASPAAAAPAALAVPAGRQAQIAEEAALLGWDGRRETLVLDLNLLADTDNAVLVVPTPSRATMEPVAGNTFVDLNRLTLPQIVTERRWFAADPPTGAADRPHETEPDQPTGPFETFHFTGTQLADLRTWLAATGYTLRPETNTTLDAYGRDGWSFVAIRLTRPASPTGPSSLTGRIDPIRLSFATEHPVYPMRISGPADTPQRVRLYLLSAHRMTRSDAAATAQSVEVEFAGRLADTASPTFTGMAEGGRNYLTKLSVAIPDPSTGSTDFTFATAPTDDEVRGRLTVVESVEFLGLPAGPVVLAPAVAAAALVVFALFRTLRRQPN from the coding sequence ATGCGTATCGCCGTTGCCTGCCGAGTGGCTGTCGCCGCGACGATACTGTCCGCGGTGGCGGGACTCGGCGCGGCGAGCCCGGCGGCGGCAGCCCCCGCGGCGCTCGCGGTACCGGCGGGACGGCAGGCGCAGATCGCCGAGGAAGCCGCGCTGCTCGGCTGGGACGGCCGGCGCGAGACCCTCGTGCTGGACCTGAATCTGTTGGCGGACACCGACAATGCGGTACTCGTCGTGCCGACGCCGAGCCGGGCCACCATGGAACCGGTCGCCGGGAACACCTTCGTCGACTTGAACCGGCTGACCCTGCCGCAGATCGTCACCGAGCGACGGTGGTTCGCCGCCGATCCGCCGACCGGCGCCGCCGACAGGCCGCACGAGACGGAGCCGGACCAACCGACGGGGCCGTTCGAGACGTTCCATTTCACCGGCACCCAACTCGCCGACCTGCGAACGTGGCTGGCCGCGACCGGCTACACGCTGCGGCCGGAGACGAATACGACCCTGGACGCCTACGGGAGGGACGGCTGGTCCTTCGTCGCGATCCGGCTCACCCGGCCCGCTTCACCGACGGGGCCGTCCTCGCTGACCGGACGGATCGATCCGATCCGGTTGAGCTTCGCGACCGAACATCCCGTCTACCCCATGCGCATCTCCGGTCCCGCGGACACACCGCAGCGGGTGCGGCTGTACCTGCTGAGCGCCCACCGCATGACACGCTCGGATGCCGCCGCCACCGCGCAGAGCGTCGAGGTCGAGTTCGCCGGACGGCTCGCCGACACCGCGAGCCCGACGTTCACGGGCATGGCCGAGGGCGGACGGAACTATCTGACGAAGCTGTCGGTCGCGATCCCGGACCCCTCGACCGGTTCGACCGACTTCACCTTCGCCACCGCGCCCACCGACGACGAGGTCCGCGGGCGGCTCACCGTCGTCGAATCCGTGGAATTCCTCGGCCTGCCCGCCGGTCCGGTCGTGCTCGCGCCCGCGGTGGCGGCCGCGGCCCTGGTGGTGTTCGCGCTGTTCCGCACGCTGCGCCGCCAACCGAACTAG
- a CDS encoding alkene reductase: MRLLTEYRTPKLVTPNRIVMAPMTRLRSQPDGAPTQDVVDYYAQRATAGLIVTEGLWPHSTGQSEAWSPGLQTDRHVAAWREVTSAVHAAGGRIFAQLMHGGRKGHPLARIDGSWPAGPSAVLDADRVHLIAGGKADPITPAAYDRAGITAAIEQHAVAARNAIEAGFDGVEIHGANSYLIHQFLADNTNLRTDEFGGSHANRMRVPLAIVDAVAGEIGAHRTGIRLSPGNPQFNMVEADPGPLYRALVTELDRRDLAYLHLIDNDDYPALTDLRPRWHGTLIANIGENRAPTSAAGAEDVLARGLADLVSFGRAFIANPDLVHRITHDLPLATVREELLYGRTAAGYSDYPPYAASVAHSA, from the coding sequence ATGAGGCTGCTGACCGAATACCGCACTCCGAAACTCGTCACTCCCAACCGCATCGTCATGGCCCCGATGACCCGGCTGCGCTCGCAACCCGACGGCGCGCCGACCCAGGACGTCGTCGACTACTACGCCCAGCGCGCGACCGCCGGGCTGATCGTCACCGAGGGCCTGTGGCCGCACTCGACCGGCCAGAGCGAGGCGTGGTCACCGGGGCTGCAGACGGACCGGCACGTGGCGGCCTGGCGGGAGGTCACCTCGGCCGTGCACGCCGCGGGCGGGCGGATCTTCGCCCAGCTCATGCATGGTGGTCGCAAGGGGCATCCGCTCGCCCGCATCGATGGCTCCTGGCCGGCGGGACCGTCGGCCGTGCTCGACGCGGACCGGGTGCACCTGATCGCGGGCGGCAAGGCCGACCCCATCACCCCCGCCGCCTACGACCGTGCCGGAATCACCGCCGCGATCGAACAGCACGCCGTCGCCGCCCGCAACGCGATCGAGGCGGGCTTCGACGGCGTCGAAATCCACGGCGCCAACAGCTATCTCATCCACCAGTTCCTGGCCGACAACACCAACCTGCGCACCGACGAGTTCGGCGGCTCGCACGCCAATCGCATGCGGGTGCCGCTGGCCATCGTCGACGCGGTGGCGGGCGAGATCGGCGCGCACCGCACCGGGATCCGGCTCTCCCCGGGCAATCCGCAGTTCAACATGGTCGAGGCCGATCCAGGGCCGCTCTATCGCGCGCTGGTCACCGAGCTCGACCGGCGCGACCTGGCCTACCTGCACCTGATCGACAACGACGACTATCCGGCGCTGACCGACCTGCGGCCGCGCTGGCACGGCACCCTCATCGCCAACATCGGCGAGAACCGCGCACCCACCTCGGCCGCGGGCGCGGAGGATGTCCTCGCGCGCGGGCTCGCCGACCTGGTGTCGTTCGGTCGCGCGTTCATCGCCAATCCCGATCTGGTGCACCGCATTACGCACGACCTGCCGCTCGCCACGGTGCGCGAGGAACTGCTCTACGGCCGCACCGCGGCGGGTTACAGCGACTATCCGCCCTATGCCGCGAGCGTGGCGCACAGCGCCTGA
- a CDS encoding MerR family transcriptional regulator — MRIGELAEQTGVSVRSLRYYETKGLLAADRTSGGQREYPPAAVERVRRIQEMFAAGLHSDTIGELLPCINDVDGTPNASATPLLLERLTEERRRIEQALRDLQSTQQVLDGVIHAAADHAAAPRRAGRTSDL; from the coding sequence GTGCGCATCGGAGAATTGGCCGAGCAGACCGGCGTCAGCGTCCGGTCGCTGCGGTACTACGAGACCAAGGGGCTGCTCGCCGCCGACCGGACCTCCGGTGGACAGCGTGAGTACCCGCCCGCGGCCGTCGAGCGCGTGCGCCGCATTCAGGAGATGTTCGCGGCCGGACTGCACAGCGACACCATCGGCGAACTGCTGCCGTGCATCAACGACGTGGACGGCACTCCCAACGCGTCGGCCACTCCGTTGCTGTTGGAGCGGCTCACCGAGGAACGCCGCCGGATCGAGCAGGCGTTGCGCGATCTGCAGAGCACCCAGCAGGTCCTCGACGGCGTCATCCATGCCGCGGCCGACCACGCCGCAGCGCCGCGGCGCGCCGGGAGAACATCGGACCTCTGA